One Mycolicibacterium rufum genomic window, TTCCTAACGAAGGGTAGTCGCCACCACACCACAGTCCGTCACCGCCCCTTGTTGTCCGGCGCGGTCGGGTCCTGCCCGGCATCGAGGGCGTCCCAGATCATCCGCTCCGACATCGGCGCGCCCGGCTCGGCGGTGTCCGCGGGCCGACGCTCGTAGCGCGCCGCATCAGCGCCTCTGCGCGTCGCCGACCGCAGCAGAAGCACCGCGCCGACCAGTGACAGCGCCGCCGCGACCAACGTCAGCACCGCGCCCGTCGAGTACCGCTCGGTGCCGACCAGATCGGTGATCGGCACGTCGGCCAGACGCGCCGCCCGCGCCGCGACATCGGGGACCACCCACAGGCTGATCGCGAGGTAGCCCATCGCCGCGCTCGCGGCCGCCACCAGCACCGCCAGGATGCGCAGCGGCCAGCCCCGCACCGCGAGCGCCGCCACGGCCGCCGCCAGCGCGACCAGCGCCAGCGGGATCAGGGCCGTCGACCAGGTGGCCCCGGTGAGGTCGTCTGTCCGCGGATGGGTGAGCCCGTCGAACGAGGTGACCTGGACCCACGTCAGCCGCGACGCCCCCCACAGGCCCGCCGCGGCCACCACCAGCAGCAGCTGTCCGAGGCGGGTCACGGCTCGCTCAACGTCTCGGCCGCCGCGATCGCGCTCAGCACCGCGCGGGCCTTGTTGGCCGCCTCGTTGTACTCGTACGGGCCGTTCGAATCGGCGACGACGCCGCCGCCCGCCTGCACGTAGGCGGTGCCGCCGCGCATCAGCGCGGTCCGGATCGCGATCGCGAAGTCGGCGTTGCCGGCGAAGTCCAGATACCCCAGCACACCGCCGTAGAGGCCGCGGCGGGTCTTCTCGACCTCTTCGATGAGCTCCATCGCCCGCACCTTGGGGGCCCCGGACAGGGTGCCGGCCGGGAAGCAGGCCGTCACCGCGTCCAGCGCGGTCCTGCCCTCGGCGAGCATCCCCGTCACCGTCGACACCAGGTGCATGACATGGCTGTACCGCTCGATGTGGCTGTAGTCCTCGACCTTGACGGTGCCCGGGGTACACACCCGGCCCAGGTCGTTGCGGCCGAGGTCGACGAGCATCAGGTGCTCGGCCCGTTCCTTCTCGTCGGCGAGGAGTTCCTTTTCGAGCAGGAGATCCTCCTCCTCGGTGTCCCCGCGCCACCGGGTACCCGCGATCGGGTGCGTGGTGGCCCGCCCGTCCTTGACGGTGACCAGCGCCTCCGGGCTGGAGCCGACGATCGAGAAGTCCAGTCCGCCTTCGGCGTCCGGCACGTTGAGCAGGTACATGTACGGGCTGGGGTTGGTGACGCGCAGCATCCGGTAGACATCGAGAGGATCTGCGTCAGTGTCCATCTCGAACCGCTGTGAGGGCACCACCTGGAAGGCCTCGCCGGCCTCGATGTCGCCGACCAGCTTGTCGACGATCGCGGTGTACTCCTCGACGGTGCGCTGGGACCGGTGCAGCGGCGCCGGCCTGCTGAACGTCGCCACTGTCGAGGCGAGCGGCGCGGCCAGCGCCGTGGTCATCACGTCCAACCTGGCCACCGCGTCGTCGTAGGCCTCGTCGACACGGTCGTCGGTCCCGTTCCAATTCACCGCGTTGGCGATCAGCGTGATTGTGCCCTCGTGGTGATCCAGCGCGGCGATGTCGGTGGCCAGCAGCAGCACCATGTCGGGCAGCCCGAGATCGTCGACGGCCAGTTCGGGCAACCGCTCCAGCCGGCGCACGAAGTCGTAGGCGAAATAGCCGACCAGACCCGACGACAGCGGCGGCAGGCCCGGCAGCGCCGCCGTCTCCAGCAGGCTCAGCGTCGCGCGGAGCGCCTCCAGCGGATCACCGCCCGCGGGCGCATCCTGCGGGGTGACTCCCAGCCAGGCGGCGTGGCCGTCGCGCACGGTCAGCGCCGACGGCGCACCGGCGCCCACGAACGACCACCTCGACCAGGAGCGCCCGTTCTCCGCGGACTCCAGGAGGAACGTCGCGGGCCGGTTCGCGGCGAGCTTGCGGTACGCCGAGAGCGGCGTCTCGCTGTCGGCGAGCACCTTGCGGGTCACCGGCACCACGCGGTGCTCGGCGGCCAGCGCCCGGAAGTCCTCTCGCGATGTCGTCACGGCGAGACTGGCGGTGGACTGCACACCGGCATTGTCCCAGAAGTACGGTGCAGATCATGAATCGTGGTGATCGGGTGGCCGAGTTCGAACTACCGGACCAGACGGGGACGACGCGGTCGCTGACCGAACTGCTCGCCGACGGCCCCGTCGTGCTGTTCTTCTACCCGGCGGCGATGACGCCGGGGTGCACCAAGGAGGCGTGCCACTTCCGCGACCTGGCCGCCGAGTTCTCCGCCGTCGGCGCCTCCCGGGTGGGGATCAGCACCGACCCGGTCGACAAGCAGGCCACGTTCGCCGATCAGCAGAAGTTCGACTACCCGCTGCTGTCGGACGCCGACGGCGTGGTGGCGACGCAGTTCGGGGTCAAGCGCGGGCTGCTGGGCAAGTTCCTGCCGGTCAAGCGCACGACATTCGTCATCGACACCGACCGCGCCGTGCTCGACGTGATCGCCAGCGAGATCAGCATGGACAGCCACGCCGACAAGGCGCTCGAGGTCCTGCGCAAACGTCAGTCGGCCTGACCGAGCAGCAGGTCGGCGTCGAAGCAGGTGTGGTCGCCGGTGTGGCAGGCGGCGCCCACCTGGTCGACCTCGAGCAGCACGGTGTCGCCGTCACAGTCCAGCCGCACCGAGTGCACCCGCTGGGTGTGACCCGACGTGGCGCCCTTGATCCACTGCTCCCCCCGCGACCGCGAAAAATACGTCGCCTCACGGGTTTCCAGCGTGCGGGCCAGCGCGTCGTCGTCCATCCAGGCGACCATCAGCACCTGACCGGTGCCGCGCTCCTGCACGACGGCGGCGACCAGGCCGTCCGCGTTGCGCTTGAGCCGCTGCGCGATCGCCGGGTCGAGACTCATCTGTGCCTTCTGCTCTTCGCGCAAGCGCTCATCGCACCGTCAACCCTTCCGCCCTCATCGCGGCCTTCACCTGCCCGATGGTCAGCTCACCGAAGTGGAACACGCTGGCCGCCAGCACCGCGTCGGCTCCTGCAACAACGGCGGGCGCGAAATGTTCCACCGCGCCGGCGCCGCCGCTGGCGATCACCGGCACCGACACCGCGCCCCGCACCGCCCGCAGCATCGCCAGATCGAAGCCGGCCTTGGTGCCGTCGTAGTCCATCGAGTTCAGCAGGATCTCGCCGACGCCGAGTTCGGCGCCGCGGGTGGCCCATTCCACCGCGTCGATCCCGGTCCCCCGCCGACCACCGTGGGTGGTGACCTCCCAGCCCGACGACGTGGGTTCGGCGCCCGCAGGCACCGTGCGCGCATCCACCGACAGCACGATGCACTGGGAGCCGAACTGGCGGGAGAGTTCGGAGAGCAGTTCCGGGCGGGCGATCGCCGCGGTGTTCACCGACACCTTGTCCGCCCCGGCACGCAGCAGCATGTCGACGTCGGCGACCGAGCGCACCCCACCACCGACCGTCAGCGGAATGAACACCTGTTCGGCGGTGCGCCGCACCACCTCGAGCATCGTCGAGCGACCCGACGACGACGCCGTCACGTCCAGGAAGGTCAGCTCGTCGGCGCCCTCGGCGTCATAGACGGCGGCCAGCTCGACGGGATCCCCGGCGTCGCGCAGGTTCTCGAAGTTGACGCCCTTGACGACGCGGCCCGCGTCGACGTCGAGGCAGGGGATCACCCGGGTCGCGACGTCGCCCCCGGTGCTCACAGGTAGTCCTTCGGATCACCCGCCGCGGCGATGATGTCGAGCATCTGCTCGTGCACCCCCGGCGCGGCGACCAGCGCCGACGGCGACGTCACCGTCCACGGTTCCCCGGCCAGGTCGGTGATGACACCACCGGCCGCGCGCACCAGCGCCACCCCGGCCGCATGGTCCCAGATGTGATGGCCGAAACTGATTGCCCCGCCGAGGATTCCGGCCGAGACGTACGCGAGGTCGATGCCCGTGGCGCCGTGCATGCGCATCCGCGAACACTGCCTGCTGAGGTTCGCCAGCACCGTCGCTCGGTACCGGCCCGGATAGCGTCCCCGCGAGTCGATGTTGAAAGTGCCGGTGCCGACGATCGCGTCGCCGACGGCGCCACGCTGCAGCGGTGCCAGGGCGTCGCCGTTGCAGCGGACCGGGCCGCCGGCCATCGCGGTGTAGCGCTGCGCCATGAACGGCAGCCACGTCAGCCCGAGCACCGGCTCGCCGTCGGCGACCAGCGCCAGCAGGATCGCCGCCATCGGCGACCCGGCCGCGTAATTGAACGTGCCGTCGATCGGGTCGAGAATCCACACCAGCTCGGAATCGACCGCCTCGCCGCCGAACTCCTCTCCGTGCACACCGATGCCGGTCAGCCGCTGCAGCTCGGCGACCACCCGCCGTTCGATCGCGAGGTCGACCTCGGTGGCGAAGTCGTCACCCTTCTTGGCGACCGCCGAATCGGCGCGGTGGCCCGCGACGAACTGCGTCGAGGCGCCGTCGAGGATGCCCGCGGCCGTGTCGAGCAGCTCCGTGAGCTGCCGGGCGTCGAGGGTCACGCGCCGACCGCGGCCAGCGCCTGCGGCAACGTGAATCGACCGGCGTACAAGGCCTTTCCGACGATCGCACCCTCGACACCGACCTCGGTCAGCGTCGCGATCGCCGTCAGGTCGTCGAGGCTCGACACGCCGCCCGAGGCGATGACCGGGGCGTCGGTGCGCTCGCACACCGCGCTCAGCAGCTCGAGGTTGGGCCCGTTGAGGGTGCCGTCCTTGGTCACGTCGGTGACGACGAAGCGGGAGCACCCTTCTTTGTCGAGCCGGTCGAGCACCGTCCACAGGTCGCCACCGTCGGTCTCCCAGCCGCGGCCCCGCAGCCGGTGCGCTCCATCGGCGATCAGCACGTCGAGTCCGACCGCGACCCTGTCGCCGTACTCGGCCACCACCCGGGCGCACCACTGCGGGTTCTCCAGCGCTGCTGTGCCGAGATTGACCCGGGCACACCCGGTGGCCAGCGCGGCCGCGAGCGACTCGTCGTCGCGGATCCCGCCGGAGAGCTCGACGGCCACATCCAGCCTGCCGACCACGTCGGCGAGCAGCTCCCGGTTGGAGCCGCGACCGAACGCCGCGTCCAGGTCCACGAGGTGGATCCACTCGGCGCCGTCACGTTGCCACGTCATCGCCGCGTCCAGCGCCGAGCCGTACTCGGTCTCGCTGCCCGCCTGCCCCTGCACCAGGCGCACAGCGCGCCCCTCCACCACGTCGACGGCGGGCAGCAGAACCAGTTTCGGTGCATTCACGCCGGTCAACTTAGCGCCCCGATCCAGTTCGACAGCAATTCGGCGCCGGCGTCCCCGCTCTTCTCGGGATGGAACTGGGTGGCCGACAGCGGGCCGGCCTCCACGGCGGCCAGGAACGGCACGTGGTGGGTCGCCCACGTCAGCACCGCGGTGGGGTCACCCTCCCACTGCTGGGCGGCGTAGGAGTGCACGAAGTAGAAGCGGGTGGCCGGGTCCATGCCCTGGAACAGCACGCTGTCGGCGGGGGCGTCGACGACGTTCCAACCCATGTGCGGGATCACCGGTGCGTCCAGCCGGACCACCGAGCCGGGCCACTGCCCGCAGCCGGCCGTCTCGACGCCGAACTCCACGCCGCGGGTGAACAGGATCTGCATGCCCACGCACACGCCGAGCACCGGGCGTCCGGCCGCGACACGGTCGGCGATGATCTTCTCGCCGCCGACCTCACGCAGCCCGGTCATGCAGGCCTCGAACGCGCCGACGCCCGGCACCACCAGACCGTCCGCGGCCATCGCGGCACCGGGATCGGCGGTCACCTCGACCTCGGCGCCGACGCGCTCGAGCGCACGCTGGGCCGATCGCAGGTTCCCCGAGCCGTAGTCCAGCACGACGAGTTTGGCTGTCACAACGTCCCTTTGGTCGACGGAACCCCGCTGACCCGCTCGTCGTACTCGACGGCCTGACGCAGGGCGCGCGCCACGGCCTTGTACTGCGCCTCGGTGATGTGGTGGGGATCCCGCCCGTAGAGGGTGCGCACGTGCAGCGCGATGCGCGCGTTGAACGCCAGGGATTCAAAGACGTGCCGGTTCACCACGGTGTGGTACGGCGCCTGCGATCCGGCGATGGTGAACTCCACCATGAAATCCGGTTCTCCGGTGTGCACGAAGTACGGCCGGCCCGAGACGTCGACCGCGGCGTGCGCCAGCGACTCGTCCATCGGGATGAAGGCGTCGCCGAAACGGCGGATGCCCGTTTTGTCGCCCAGCGCCTGACCCAGCGCCTGACCCAGCACGATCGCGGTGTCCTCGATGGTGTGGTGGCCCTCGATCTCGATGTCGCCGACGGCCTTGACCCTCAGGTCGAAGCGGGCGTGGGTGCCCAGCGAGGTGAGCATGTGGTCGAAGAACGGCACCCCGGTCTCAACACTCACCTGTCCGGTGCCGTCGAGATCGAGCTCGACGACGATGTGGGATTCCCTTGTCTTGCGTTCGACCTTGGCGCTTCTGTTGGGGCGGGTCACGATACTCCTTGTCGGGCACTGGCTTTCAGCAGCGCGTCGTTCTCCTCGGCGAGGCCGATGGTGGTGCGCAGGTATCCGGGGATGCCGACGTCACGGATCAGCACCCCGTTGTCGAGGTAAGCCCGCCACGTGGCGGCGGCGTCGGTGAACTCCCCGAACAGCAGGAAGTTCGCGTCGCTGGGGATCACCCGGAAACCGAGGTCGGTCAACGCCGTCGACACCCGCTCCCGTTCGCTGATCAGCGTCGCGACGCTGCCCAGGGTGTCGTCGGCGTGTCGCAGGGCGGCCCGGGCGGCGGCCTGGGTCAGCGAGGACAGGTGGTACGGCAGGCGGACCAGCAGCATCGCCTCGACGACGGCAGGCGCGGCCACCAGGTAGCCCAGCCGGCCCCCGGCGAACGCGAACGCCTTGCTCATGGTGCGCGACACCACCAGCCGCGTCGGATACTCGTCGATGAGCGCGATCGCGCTGGGCCGCGACGAGAACTCGCCGTAGGCCTCGTCGACGATCATCACGCCGCCCGACATGGCATCCAGCAGCAGCCGTAGGTCGTCGAGCGAAACACTCTGTCCCGACGGGTTGTTCGGGCTGGTGACGAACACGACGTCGGGACTGTGCTCCTTGATCGCGGTCGCCGCGACGGCCGCGTCGAGGCCGAAGTCGTCGGCGCGGTGCGCGGCCAGCCATGCCGTCTGCGTGCCGTCGGCGATGATCGGGTGCATCGAATAGGACGGCACGAAACCGATCGCGCTGCGGCCCGGCCCGCCGAAAGCCTGCAGCAGCTGCTGCAGGATCTCGTTGGATCCGTTGGCGGCCCAGACGTTCTCGACGCCGACCGGGACGCCGGTCTGCGCACTCAGATATCCGGCCAGGTCGGTGCGCAGCGCCACCGCGTCGCGGTCGGGGTAGCGGTGCAGCTCGGCGGCGGCCTCGCGCACCGATGCGGCGACGTCGTCGATCAACGCCTGGGTGGGCGGGTGCGGGTTCTCGTTGGTGTTCAGCCGCACGGGCACCGCCAGTTGCGGTGCCCCGTAGGGCGACTTGCCGCGCAGATCCTCCCGCAGCGGCAGGTCGTCCAGGGTCACGGTCGTCCCGGGATTCACCTCTCGAACCTCCGGCGCACCGCTTCGCCGTGGCTCGGCAGGTTCTCGGCCTGCGCCAGCGTGATGACGTGACCGGCCACGTCCTTGAGCGCCGCCTCGCTGTAGTCGACGACGTGGATGCCGCGCAGGAACGTCTGCACCGACAGACCGCTCGAGTGCCGTGCGCATCCGGCGGTGGGCAGTACGTGGTTCGATCCCGCGCAGTAGTCACCCAGGCTGACGGGCGACCATGCGCCGACGAAGATCGCGCCCGCGGAGCGGACCCGGGCGGCGACCCCGGCGGCGTCGGCGGTCTGGATCTCGAGATGCTCGGCGGCGTAAGCGTTCACCGTGCGCAGCCCGGCCTCGACGTCGTCGACGAGCACGATCGCCGATTGCTCACCGCTCAGCGCGACGCTCACCCGCTCGCGGTGCACCGTCGTCTCCAGCTGCCGGGCCAGTTCGGCGTCGGTGGCGTCGGCCAGGGCGGCGCTGTCGGTGACCAGCACGCTGGCCGCCATCTCGTCGTGCTCGGCCTGGCTGATCAGATCGGCCGCGACGTGCACCGGGTCGGCGGTGTGATCGGCCAGTATCGCGATCTCGGTGGGGCCGGCTTCGGAATCGATGCCGACGCGGGACCGGCAGATGCGTTTGGCGGCGGTGACGTAGATGTTGCCGGGTCCGGTGATCATGTCCACCGGGGCGAGCTCGGAACCGTCGGTGTCGATGCCGCCGTAGGCCAGCAGCGCGACCGCCTGGGCTCCGCCGACCGCCCATACCTCGTCGACGCCGAGCAGCGCGGCCGCGGCCAGGATCGTCGGGTGCGGCAGGCCATGGAACGGGCCCTGCACGGAGGCCTGCGGGGGGCTCGCGATGACCAGGGAGTCGACGCCGGCGGTCTGGGCCGGGACGACGTTCATCACCACGCTGGACGGGTAGACGGCGTTGCCGCCCGGCACGTAGAGGCCGACCCGCTCGACCGGCACCCAGCGTTCGGTGACGGTCGCGCCGGGGGCGAGCGTGGTGGTGGTGTCGGTGCGGCGCTGGTCGGCGTGGACGGCGCGGGCCCGCTCGATGGCGACTTCGAGGGCGGCGCGGACGTCGGGGGCCAGCGCGTCGAGAGCCGCCGCCAGCTTCTCGAGGGGCACCCGCACCTGGTCGGGGCGGACGCCGTCGAACGACGCGCCGTACTCCAGCGCCGCGTCGGCGCCGCGCTCGGCGACGGCCTCGACGATCGGGCGGACCTTGGGCAGCACCGCGTCGACGTCGACGCCGCCCCGGGGCAGCGCGGTGCGCAGACGGGCCGTGGACAGCGTCGCGCCACGCAGGTCGATGCGCCGCAGCAGCCGTGGCGATACATTCACGCTGACCATTGTCCCAGAGCAGCACAAATCAGTATCGGAGGCGTCATGTCCGATCGGCCGAGCCGCAGCAGCCACCCCAACAACGCGCCCGGCGTGCCGATGATCTTCCCGCCGTGGTTCGAGCGGCTGCAGATCAAGTACATCAACCCGCTGCTGCGCCCGCTGTCGAAGCGGATGCCGGGACTGGGCGTGATCAAGCACCGCGGCCGTACCTCCGGCACGGAGTACGAGACGATCGTCACGCCTTATCGGAAGGGGTCGGTGCTGGCGATCGGGCTCGCACACGGCAAGACGAACTGGGTCAAGAACGTGCTCGCCGCGGGCGAGGCCGACATCCGGATCGGCGCCCGCGACCTGCACCTGGTGCGGCCGCGGGTGCTGCCGGCCGGCACCACCGACCCGTCGCTGCCCCGGATGGCGCAGGTGGTGGCGAAACGGTCCGGCGTGTTCGTCGCCGACATCTCCTCGTGAGCGGGGCGTCGTGACCTGGCAGATGTGGCTGGCGTTCTTCGGCGCGGCCATCCTGATCGCAATCTCCCCCGGCGCCGGCGCCATCCAGTCGATGGCGACCGGTCTGACGCACGGCGTGCGGCGCGGCTACTGGAGCATCATCGGGCTGGAGATCGGCCTGATGCTGCAGCTGACGCTCGTCGCGGTGGGGCTCGGCGCCGCGGTGGCGAACTCGATCCTCGCGTTCACGATCATCAAGTGGGTCGGCGTCGCGTACCTGGCCTACCTGGCGATCCGGCAGTGGCGCACCGCCGCGGTGGACCTGCGTGCGCAGGTTGACCAGGTGGTCGCCGGCGGACGCGCGACGCTCGTGGCGCGCGGCTTCCTGGTCAACGCCACCAATCCGAAGGGGCTGCTGTTCTTCCTCGCGGTGATGCCCCAGTTCGTGGTGCCGACGGCGCCGCTGTTGCCGCAATACCTGGCGATCGGGGTGACGATGGTCGTGGTGGACCTGGTGGTGATGGGCCTTTACACCGGGCTGGCGGTGCGGCTGCTGACCTGGCTGCGCACTCCACGCCAGCAGACGCTGCTCAACCGGGTGTTCGCCGGGCTGTTCGCCACCGCGGCGGTCGTGCTCTCGCTGCTGCGCCGGAGCGCCGCAACGGCCTGAAGTCAGCGGCAGCGGTTGCTCACGGCCGCGCTGGCGGTCTGCGCGGCCTCCAGGCGTTTGGCCTGGTCGGGGTCGGTGTTGGGCACCCCCGCGGTGGCGGCGGCGCCGATGTCCATCAGCGCGTCGGCGAACCGGGTCACCTCGGCGGCCAGATCGCCCGGGGTGGCCGGGTCCAGGCGCGCAAGCAGGTATTGTCCGCCGTCGGACAGCGCCAGCCGCGCGTTGGCGGCAGCTGCCAGCGAGCCGCTGATGTCGGCGGGGGCGGTCACATTCGTGTTGGTCGCGACGCCGGCGCGCACGGTGGCGAAGGCCGTGCAGATCCTGGCCGTCGCCGCCGCGCGCTGCTCGTCGGTGTAGTCGGCGCCGTGGTCGATCGAACGCACCAGCGCCACCGCCGAGACCCCCAGCGACAGCAGCGAGACGGCGAGCGCCGCCGACGGTGAGACGCGCATCGGCTACAGGTCCAGCCCGAGGTCGAGCACCCGCACCGAGTGGGTGAGCGCACCGACCGCCAGGTAGTCGACCCCGGTGCCGGCGTACTCCGCGGCGGTGTCCAGCGACAGGCCGCCAGAGGACTCCAGCTTGGTGTGCGGCGAGCGGGCGGCGCGCCGCTGCACCGCGATCTGGGTCTGCCACACCGGGAAGTTGTCCAGCAGCACCAGTTCCACCCCTTCGGCCAGTACCTCGTCGAGTTGTTCGAGCGAGTCGACCTCGACCTCGCAGGGCAGTTCCGGCGCGGCGGCGCGGACCTGGCGCAGCGCGGCCACCACGGAACCGGCGGCCGCGACGTGGTTGTCCTTGATCAGCGCCGCGTCGCCCAGTCCCAGCCGGTGGTTGACGCCGCCGCCGACCCGAACGGCGTACTTCTGCAGCGACCGCAGCCCGGGCAGCGTCTTGCGGGTGTCCCGGATCTGCGCCGAGGTCCCCGACACCGCGTCGACCCAGGCGGCCGTCGCGGTCGCGATGCCCGACAGGTGGCAGAGCAGGTTCAGCATGGTCCGCTCGGCGGTCAGCAGACCGCGCGTGGGGGCCTCCACGGTCAGCGCCGCACCGCCCGCCTCGAGCCGGGTGCCGTCGGGCACCCGGTGCGTCACCCGGTAGCCGTCGGCGCCGAGGACTTCGTCGAACACGATCAGCGCGATCTCGCCGCCGGCGAGCACGCCCGCCTCGCGGGCCACCACCGAGCCCGTGGTGGTGGCGTCGGCGGCCACGGTGGCCAGGGTCGTGACGTCGGGTCCGTAGCGCAGGTCCTCGTCGAGTGCGCGCGCGATCAGCGCTCGGGCGTCGGCGATCTCGTCGGTCGACAGCGCGGTCATGCGCACCCCGCCGTCACCGGGCCGCAGACGATGCTGGCCGCCTGCGCGGGGTCGGTGTCGGGGAAGTCGCGGCGGTGATGACTGCCGCGGGTCTCGGTGCGGGCCCGCGCGGCGGCGGCGAGCGCGCCTGCCACGGTGGTCAACGCCGCGTCCTCGAACATGGTGCGCGAGGTGATGATTCGCGGGGTCGCGGTGTCGAGCCGGTCGATCAGCAGGCCCAGCCCGGTGTCGTCGCGCACGACGGAGGCGTGCCGGCTCATCGTCTGCTGCAGCACCGGGCGCGCGAGGACGGGCCGCGTCGGCGACGCGGGCGCCACCACCCGCGCGGGGCCGGCGTCGGCGGCGTGCTCGGCGGCGGCCACCCCCGCGCGACCGCCCACCACCAGACCTTCGAGCAGACTGTTCGACGCCAGCCGGTTCGCGCCGTGCATGCCGGTGCGCGCCACCTCGCCGGCGGCGAAGAGCCCGGCGATCGCGGTACGGCCGTGCACGTCGGTGACCACGCCCCCGCAGCTGTAGTGCGCGCCGGGCACGACCGGGATCGGCTGCGCCGCCGGGTCGACGCCGGCGGCCAGGCAGGCGGCCGTGACGGTCGGGAAGCGGCGCGCCACGTCGGCCACACCGCGGGCGTCGAGGTAGACGCACTCGGCGCCGGTCGCGGCCAGCCGCGCCTCGATCGCGGCGGCGACGACGTCCCGGGGTGCCAGGTCGCCCATCGGGTGCGCCCCGGCGGTCACCGAATCACCCTGCGCATCAACCAGTTTCGCACCCTCACCGCGCAGGGCCTCGGTGATCAGCGGCCGCCGTCCGCCGGCCGGGCCGGTGTAGAGCATGGTCGGGTGGAACTGGACGAACTCGACGTCGGCGACCGACAGCCCGGCCCACATCGCCAGCGCCACCCCGTCGCCCGTCGAACCCTCCGGGTTCGTGGTGGCCTGGTAGAGGTGCCCTGTCCCCCCGGTCGCCAGGATCACCGAGGGCGCGTAGATGACACCCAGACCGTCCTCGCTGAGCACCGTGACGCCGGCGACCGCGCCGTCGTCGATCAGCAGGTCGAGCGCGACATGGTTGCGGCGGATGTCCAGACGGGCGGCGGCGTGGTCGAGGGCGCGCTGCACCTCGGCGCCGGTCGCGTCGCCCCCGGAGTGGATGATGCGGCGCC contains:
- the hisF gene encoding imidazole glycerol phosphate synthase subunit HisF, coding for MSTGGDVATRVIPCLDVDAGRVVKGVNFENLRDAGDPVELAAVYDAEGADELTFLDVTASSSGRSTMLEVVRRTAEQVFIPLTVGGGVRSVADVDMLLRAGADKVSVNTAAIARPELLSELSRQFGSQCIVLSVDARTVPAGAEPTSSGWEVTTHGGRRGTGIDAVEWATRGAELGVGEILLNSMDYDGTKAGFDLAMLRAVRGAVSVPVIASGGAGAVEHFAPAVVAGADAVLAASVFHFGELTIGQVKAAMRAEGLTVR
- the hisB gene encoding imidazoleglycerol-phosphate dehydratase HisB, translating into MTRPNRSAKVERKTRESHIVVELDLDGTGQVSVETGVPFFDHMLTSLGTHARFDLRVKAVGDIEIEGHHTIEDTAIVLGQALGQALGDKTGIRRFGDAFIPMDESLAHAAVDVSGRPYFVHTGEPDFMVEFTIAGSQAPYHTVVNRHVFESLAFNARIALHVRTLYGRDPHHITEAQYKAVARALRQAVEYDERVSGVPSTKGTL
- a CDS encoding histidinol-phosphate transaminase → MNPGTTVTLDDLPLREDLRGKSPYGAPQLAVPVRLNTNENPHPPTQALIDDVAASVREAAAELHRYPDRDAVALRTDLAGYLSAQTGVPVGVENVWAANGSNEILQQLLQAFGGPGRSAIGFVPSYSMHPIIADGTQTAWLAAHRADDFGLDAAVAATAIKEHSPDVVFVTSPNNPSGQSVSLDDLRLLLDAMSGGVMIVDEAYGEFSSRPSAIALIDEYPTRLVVSRTMSKAFAFAGGRLGYLVAAPAVVEAMLLVRLPYHLSSLTQAAARAALRHADDTLGSVATLISERERVSTALTDLGFRVIPSDANFLLFGEFTDAAATWRAYLDNGVLIRDVGIPGYLRTTIGLAEENDALLKASARQGVS
- a CDS encoding peroxiredoxin — protein: MNRGDRVAEFELPDQTGTTRSLTELLADGPVVLFFYPAAMTPGCTKEACHFRDLAAEFSAVGASRVGISTDPVDKQATFADQQKFDYPLLSDADGVVATQFGVKRGLLGKFLPVKRTTFVIDTDRAVLDVIASEISMDSHADKALEVLRKRQSA
- a CDS encoding TIGR02234 family membrane protein, coding for MTRLGQLLLVVAAAGLWGASRLTWVQVTSFDGLTHPRTDDLTGATWSTALIPLALVALAAAVAALAVRGWPLRILAVLVAAASAAMGYLAISLWVVPDVAARAARLADVPITDLVGTERYSTGAVLTLVAAALSLVGAVLLLRSATRRGADAARYERRPADTAEPGAPMSERMIWDALDAGQDPTAPDNKGR
- the hisH gene encoding imidazole glycerol phosphate synthase subunit HisH produces the protein MTAKLVVLDYGSGNLRSAQRALERVGAEVEVTADPGAAMAADGLVVPGVGAFEACMTGLREVGGEKIIADRVAAGRPVLGVCVGMQILFTRGVEFGVETAGCGQWPGSVVRLDAPVIPHMGWNVVDAPADSVLFQGMDPATRFYFVHSYAAQQWEGDPTAVLTWATHHVPFLAAVEAGPLSATQFHPEKSGDAGAELLSNWIGALS
- a CDS encoding anthranilate synthase component I; translation: MQSTASLAVTTSREDFRALAAEHRVVPVTRKVLADSETPLSAYRKLAANRPATFLLESAENGRSWSRWSFVGAGAPSALTVRDGHAAWLGVTPQDAPAGGDPLEALRATLSLLETAALPGLPPLSSGLVGYFAYDFVRRLERLPELAVDDLGLPDMVLLLATDIAALDHHEGTITLIANAVNWNGTDDRVDEAYDDAVARLDVMTTALAAPLASTVATFSRPAPLHRSQRTVEEYTAIVDKLVGDIEAGEAFQVVPSQRFEMDTDADPLDVYRMLRVTNPSPYMYLLNVPDAEGGLDFSIVGSSPEALVTVKDGRATTHPIAGTRWRGDTEEEDLLLEKELLADEKERAEHLMLVDLGRNDLGRVCTPGTVKVEDYSHIERYSHVMHLVSTVTGMLAEGRTALDAVTACFPAGTLSGAPKVRAMELIEEVEKTRRGLYGGVLGYLDFAGNADFAIAIRTALMRGGTAYVQAGGGVVADSNGPYEYNEAANKARAVLSAIAAAETLSEP
- a CDS encoding inositol monophosphatase family protein, whose protein sequence is MTLDARQLTELLDTAAGILDGASTQFVAGHRADSAVAKKGDDFATEVDLAIERRVVAELQRLTGIGVHGEEFGGEAVDSELVWILDPIDGTFNYAAGSPMAAILLALVADGEPVLGLTWLPFMAQRYTAMAGGPVRCNGDALAPLQRGAVGDAIVGTGTFNIDSRGRYPGRYRATVLANLSRQCSRMRMHGATGIDLAYVSAGILGGAISFGHHIWDHAAGVALVRAAGGVITDLAGEPWTVTSPSALVAAPGVHEQMLDIIAAAGDPKDYL
- the priA gene encoding bifunctional 1-(5-phosphoribosyl)-5-((5-phosphoribosylamino)methylideneamino)imidazole-4-carboxamide isomerase/phosphoribosylanthranilate isomerase PriA, with amino-acid sequence MNAPKLVLLPAVDVVEGRAVRLVQGQAGSETEYGSALDAAMTWQRDGAEWIHLVDLDAAFGRGSNRELLADVVGRLDVAVELSGGIRDDESLAAALATGCARVNLGTAALENPQWCARVVAEYGDRVAVGLDVLIADGAHRLRGRGWETDGGDLWTVLDRLDKEGCSRFVVTDVTKDGTLNGPNLELLSAVCERTDAPVIASGGVSSLDDLTAIATLTEVGVEGAIVGKALYAGRFTLPQALAAVGA
- the hisI gene encoding phosphoribosyl-AMP cyclohydrolase, with protein sequence MSLDPAIAQRLKRNADGLVAAVVQERGTGQVLMVAWMDDDALARTLETREATYFSRSRGEQWIKGATSGHTQRVHSVRLDCDGDTVLLEVDQVGAACHTGDHTCFDADLLLGQAD